DNA from Branchiostoma floridae strain S238N-H82 chromosome 15, Bfl_VNyyK, whole genome shotgun sequence:
ACTCTAGCGATATAAACAAGAAAAGCACTACTGCTTATTTTCGCGTTGCATTGTGGGTAGTCACCACCAATCCGCCATCTTCGGGTCACATCAGCATGGCTTCCCTGGTCAGCAGAGTTCCGAGACTTCTCCAGGCCGTGGGCCGCACTCTGGCCGTCCAGGCCACTAGGAGTTACGCTGACGCGGCGGCTCCGGTTGGGATGTCGTTTACCTTTGGGTCTCCGGCGGCGGTACGTGCTGTTAAACCCGTATCTTTCAGGGAGAACGAAGTCACCTTGACCGGTAATTCTGTTGGAAGGGGGAGGGTGGGTGCCGGTTTGGTGGTCATCAGGTCATCTCAAACACATTTGTAGAACAGACAGCTATTTCTAGATGATCTATTTCGTCAAAACGAACTCCAGAGGGTTCCTAGAGTAGGTTTTAATGAAGTAACTTTGACAATTACAACCAAAAAGGTGTATGTATAATGATTATGTAGTATGGGAACTGTACTAGCTGTACAACATAATTTTTTGTGCCTCATGTTTCCAGATACTTATATAATTTATTGGTTGTAAATTAGGACAGGTGATGGAAATCCCATCTTGCCTGTATAAACATCAAAACGTTGCACACTATTTGAAACCAGATAACTGGTTTTTTATATAATATGTTATTGCATaatgtattgtttcttgttatAAATTAGGACAGGTGATGGAAATCCCATCTTGCCTGTATAAACATCAAAACGTTGCACACTATTTGAAACCAGATAACTGGTTTTTAGGTTATTGCATaatgtattgtttcttgttatGAATTCTCTGTATGTTCGTCCGTATTTTTGTAGGATCTGcagctaccagcccaaagctgcctaggcagacccttgtaatgacttaAATATAGGATTTACAGAAtttgacatgtcaaaacatCAGTGACATAATAttgattgattaccatgaaaattacaaatttctttgtaaattgtatcatcAGGCTTTCTACAATGCCGCGACCAACGTGCGCCAGATTGACGTCCCGACGTTCTCCGGTAACATCGGTATCCTCCCCAGCCACGTTCCCACGCTGGCCGTGCTCAAGCCGGGAAAACTCACCGTCTTCGAGGATGAGGCCATTAATCATTTTGTTGGTGAGACACTGGACATTGCATAGAAAAGAAATTGTACAATAATAAATTAAAAGGAAAAATTTGCTACTAGAAGAGGTGCAAGTTATTCCAaggataacgtccttggttattCCTATGCCTACACGAAGAAGGTATAATAATACATTAATAGTTATTACTAGGGGAaagtaaaatgaaacaaaaaatattgaaaaatgtaaCAGCGTTAGGAAGTCTTGTGAACAAAGCTTGTTGTCTATTTAGTATTCTTAGCACAGAAACTTTGTATTTTCAGAAATGAATCAGAAATGATTGAATCAGAAAATTCAATTTAGTTTAAGTGTCAGGCAGTTAGCTCTGAAATATCATCAAAATGAATACAAAGAGGTGAACTACCGTAGGAGTGAACTGTATAGCTCTAGCCTTGTCCCCACGCTCAGAATTATTTAAGCATCCCCTGTAATTTACAAGTAATATGccatttcacagagatcagaatgcatgtgtaatatgtcaaagggtaaggcccataaaaagaaaacaaaatttgtctggacattgttatgcaaatcgaaacaatggccGAGACAAGGACTCTTTTACCTTCGACATATCACCTACAATTCTGGTCACTACACATGTGTTCTGATCTCTGAAAGGACTCGTACTGTGTGCTGACATGTGCATCCCCCTCCCACAGTGAGCAGTGGTTCGGTCACAGTGAACAAGAACTCCTCGGGACAGATCCTTGTTGTCCCTATCCTCAGAAGTTGTACAAGCAGCCCCTGTAGTTTACTAGTAATGTACTGTGTACTGACATGTActctccctccccctccccctccccagtgAGCAGTGGTTCTGTCACAGTGAATGAGGACTCCTCGGTACAGATCCTGGCTGAGGAGGCCTGTCGGCTGGAGGACGTTGACCCCCAGGTCTGTAGTAGGCACACAGATGCATGTATCGTAAGCCCTGCATAAGGTATCTGTGTTAATACATAAATGCATACACATCTATTCAGACATACACATAGATGTGGTGGCTTGATGACATTGACAGACAGCTAGATGCATGTGTGTTGCAGTTGAATGCTGTGAaggtcaatgaaggttagacatccaggtagtaagacatgccaaaaagtagttactcaagcaactggatatggttttggaaaggGTCTGtttcatatccaattgcttgaataactactttttggcataacaCTGTGTAGGTTCAGGAGCTGGAAGTCTCCCTTAATCGTCTCTATAGATCATTTAGATGAGTCGATTTTTGTCCATTCGTATTTGTTGTAATGATCTTTTTGTAGCCTGTGATAGGCTCAACATGTCACTAGAAAACAGTAAAATTGACCACGtagacagataacacaccagagtAGTTAGCTGGCCAAAAAGTAACAGTTAAGCCTATTACTAGACATCTCCTGGACACTAGGTACTGTGTACCATAtgtctctactactactaccactgtTAGCCTTTGGTTACCTGTCTGGTTCTAGTTGGCCCGTTCAGGTCTGGAGaaggcacagcagcagctggcaGCGGCGACGACAGACGCAGAACGTACGGAGGCACAGGTGGCAGTGGAGTTCCACGAACAAGTGGTCAAGGCGCTAGAGTAACAGGTCAGTTCCACAAACAGGTGGTCAAGACGCTAGAGTAATAGGTCAGCCACTGATCATTCTACTGGGATGGATACCATGGTAGCTTGTCTTGGAATCATTGTGTTAGGCCTGTAGATCGATGGATCTTGTTACTTCTTGTTGATGGAGCTTCTTGTTACATaagtgagatcgcgtggcatAATCGGCAGTGCTTTGGGGCCTGGGCTTATGCCACACACATAAAAGAACACGCCACActtataaaacaagaaatctttttaaaaaagctgtgccttgccgcgtattttatgttattttggtaagttagactagattctacgcttaaaaatcccgagttccacatgtcgcccccctcccccctcattatcataatttatgtcagatgaattattggcacattaaacaggttttgtaaaactttttgacccacaatgaatatgcattatattttattacaaactaagttccttctgatgcaatttgtgatatatctttatataaacatggtgagttaaagcgtagatttattacgctggaccacatacagtgacatgcgtctagaagagcgttttaatactcgcctggaatataccattgtctaactaagccatgaaactcggcacgTTGATCACTTCattgtgacaatgtgtttttgccCGTATGTGGTTCGAAAGTCGGTCGAACTCTGGGCTTTGATGAGTTGATCTATTGGTTTGAaagtcggttgaactctgggcttaTTGAGTTGATCTAATGGTTtgcaagtcggttgaactctgggctttaatgagttgatctaaaactgcagaatctagttgcagcattgtgGTTTACTTCTGCCCCCCGCCCATTGCGttgactgggctgagaggggcaGAGGTGGTTCATCCATTGTGGGGCGTTCGCCCTGTTTCGCATCTGCAAaatctagttgcagcattgtaGTTTCTGCTGTCCCCCGCCCATTATATagactgggctgagagggggcagaggtcatccattgtaggacgctgctctgttttgcatttcaagggttgagacagacagtggtgtccattttgtctgagtggaaatttccacttggGCTTGCTCCTTGGCAAATTTAGCAATTTAGTTTGAGAACCAGTAGCGCCCGGAGAGGCTGCCTAGTTTATTGGTTCGTACTTGGTTGTTCTTTAAGCGTGTCAGTTTGGTTACACGCCTTCAGTTACGTTACGTTTTCAACCCTTGCTGCCCGTGGAGGCTGTCTGATTTACAGGTAGTGTTTTTCAGGGTCTCTGGCAGCTCTGTCTGCTCAtattttggttcctttttagttttatttggttctagttaaagctgcattatgaagcgtcctctttcaataaaagttgccgTGTACCGTGATCGGTTAACGTATGAAcaagtgtttactttgctgAGCGAGGTTTCGGCTCCCATGAGCAGCATTCAGGCTGTTCAGTCTCTGGGACCAAGCTCATTCGACGTGTCATTTTCCTCGGTACACGAGCGTACATTGTATGCGGGGAAACTGTCTGGTTTAGACGCCGTGGATGTGTCATCTTACGCGGCGGCGGAGATAATTGTCACGGCCACAAGAATTCCGTATGAGCTCGATGACAACTATGTCAGGAACTGGTTAAATCAATACTGTGCCGTCATCACGTCCCGTATGGTAACATACCGGGACAGACCGACCATCAAAAATGGGAACCGGCAATACAAAGTAGTTTTAAAGCCGGGATGCAATATCCCATCAGCATGGAAAATGTATGACGGGAGGATGGTTTTCTTTAGGTATGTGGGGCAGCCCCGTACCTGCTTGAGATGCAACCAGGAAGGGCATGAGTCGGCAAATTGTGcagtaacattttgcaacaaatgccaGTCCATTGGGCATTTGGCCATGGATTGTACCAACGATGTTGTGTGCCTCAGTTGCAGGGCAGAGGGACATACGGCTCGCCGTTGTCCCCTGTCCTTCGCAAACAGGATTAAGATGGGAGCCAGTTGGGCTAAGAGCCAAGAGCTCCCGGCAGGTGTGAGTCAGGTCCGTGAACACCATGATGGAGGGGTTCCTCAGGCTGCAAATAAGCCTGATCGGTCGGAACTGGCCCATGTTTCTGACGCAGAGTCTGGTGTATCTGATCCTGTTTCGCCTCCAGGTCACCCTGGCAGTGTGGACCCGGGTACTTCTTCGgtctgaggacgtgctgtcggaggccgctccttcgctgaccaagttttctccggtcgcggtggttgagccgtctgaggacttGCTGTCGGGGGCCGCTCCTTCTCTGACCAAGttttctccggtcgcggtggttgagccgtctgaggacgtgctgtcggaggccgctccttctctggccaagcctggcctttcttcctcttctagcGAGCAGGTAccctcaacatctgctgctCCGGTACCGGCCCCTCGCGCCCGGTCCCAGAGAAGGAGGCGTAAGGCGGCCAGTCCAATCCGACCTGTTACTCGTcggtacatgtgtcagggttgTGAGTTGGATTACACAATCACTCTGGAGGTGGTGTCTTGTCATCAGTGCAAGGCAGACATAACTCCAGAATCTGCTCTCCTTGCTTTCTGTGAGGGCCCAGTTTGTCAAAGCGATAATCGCCTCTTTCTTTGTCAGAGCTGCCATGATGGCAACTCTGATATTGCTGACAAAGATTCCAGGAAAAGGTGTAGGGGCGATTCCAGTGAGGGATCTGCCTCTGCAAAGGCTTTGtcgaaaggaaaaaagattcgTAAGGAGCCGGATTCCGACTCCAGTCTTGTTATCGAGGAGTTTCCCTCGGAGAGTCTTCGTTCTGTGGACGGTAACGAGTCTGACTCTACTGTTGGCTCCAGAAGCCTCATCATTGATGAGGATACTTCGGATGCCTCTCAGGCTCCAAGTCCCGATTTGGTAGCAAAGGCGAGAGCCATTGTCATCTCCTCTGACTTGTACAAGAATAAGGCTGTCTTTGTGTGCAACCAGTTTATTTCTCATGGTTGTGACGAACTCTTGCATAGTTTTAGGTCTTTGAAATCCCACCTTGCAAAGGCGCATGGCATCTCCGGGGACGTTGTGCCTTGTAAGGTTGGTAATTGTTCGAGGTTTTTTAAAACCACGATGTTATGTCTCAAGCACCTCTACAATGTCCACCCCCAATTTGTTAACCGAATTGGTGTGGAAGGAATTGATGATCTGTACCACTAATTCCTCACATTCCGATGTTGTTTGACATTCCTTCTCTATGTAGCCTCATGGTTCTTATTGCTACACTCAATGTCTGTGGGCTCCGTAGTCCGCAGAAGAggaggcaggttttcggcttttgCCGTCAACATAAATTTGACGTTGTTTGCCTCCAAGAGTGCCATGTTTCGTCAACATCTGAAGCGGTGCTCTGGGAGAAGGAATGGGGAGGCCAAGCGTTTTGGGCATTGGGCTCCTCCCAATCTAGAGGTGTGGGTATTTTACTCTCTCcatctttcaattttgatgttGTTAAAAAGTCTTGTGACGATAGTGGGCGTGTTGTCTGTGTCGTCTTGTCCGATGGTGTgcgtaatttcaaagtttgtaacatgtatgctcctaacatttctgcggagcgtactggattttttaaaaatttgtataagtttctgtcgggggctgagccccttattttgtgcggtgattttaactgcgttgaagatgttgatattgataagagGGGCGGGAACCCGGCTCATGGTAGTGGCGGTTCCACcattttaaaagacatttgcg
Protein-coding regions in this window:
- the LOC118431443 gene encoding ATP synthase subunit delta, mitochondrial-like, translated to MASLVSRVPRLLQAVGRTLAVQATRSYADAAAPVGMSFTFGSPAAAFYNAATNVRQIDVPTFSGNIGILPSHVPTLAVLKPGKLTVFEDEAINHFVVSSGSVTVNEDSSVQILAEEACRLEDVDPQLARSGLEKAQQQLAAATTDAERTEAQVAVEFHEQVVKALE